Proteins co-encoded in one Candidatus Nomurabacteria bacterium genomic window:
- a CDS encoding FG-GAP repeat protein produces MSGTTYRTFGVLAIAAIFLGIWYFFSTSTTTSITEDLALYNDLGDRIESDFNQYLLLTFTDDYTLTDTLKDGIEITYGNNTPSTTLESEDLAQSLSLQFPKTLEEPIAVTLSGSRTILVQQEDNTDASVSLLTNSPAEVPQGEGTTWASAPERPLSEEASAGEQSAQYLKYTTPDARINTYYAYQKDQANGYRNLKHWTIFTDGDGEESQSYRFSNAHLRLTDSGTVEVRYIQPQDESIKAQVGDDLWARAQAVLAEDLVANIEHTEPDLIIPAPYTIDTNGAQTTHDWVVTPADAINPSDTSGDFILSTKFEVPLLSYPIALDPTLQFTAPGYTEAGSVITGENTSDNFGWSFAVGDFNADGKDDLAVGADGYSTNTGRVYLFYGGSMTTENASGADVTLTGETTSNFGYSLTTGDWNADGTDDLAVGATGYSGSTGRVYLFYGGSMTSESASGADVTLTGETTSNNFGSSLTTGDFNADGTDDLAVGARGYSSSKGRVYLFYGGSMTTENASGADVTLTGETTSNFFGYSLTTGDFNADGTDDLAVGATGYNGGAFSGQGRVYLFYGGSMTTENASGADVTLTGETTSNFFGYSLTTGDFNADGTDDLAVGATGYNGGAFSGQGRVYLFYGGSMTTENASGADVTLTGETTSNFFGYSLTTGDFNADGTDDLAVGAFGYSTYTGRVYLFYGGSMTSENASGADIALTGETTSSSFGYALTTGDFNADGKDDLAVGARAYSSNTGRAYIFYSQSGQVNLDTHITGETTSNYFGYSLQTGDFNADGKDDLAVGAYGYNSIQGRAYIFYGGSMTSENASGADIILTGETSSNYFGVSLQTGDFNADGKDDLAVGAWGYSTFTGRAYIFYGGSMISENASGADVTLTGEATFSFLGISLQTGDFNADGKDDLAVGASVYSSSIGRAYLFYGGSIITENASGADVILTGETNANRFGAALQTGDFNADGKDDLAVGAWGYNSDQGRAYIFYGGSMTSENASGADVIMTGETTSNLFGKSIITGDFNADGKDDLAVGAQQYSSNTGRVYIFYGGSMVSENATGADVILTGDVANDDYGTSLATYDYNHDGRDDLVVGAPGYNNGGDTGRIYFYETRENYVWEIQRQSLVDGVRVHPIMGHEMKITGESGSGQFGTSMAVGDFNADGKDDLAVGANEFNSGQGRVYIFYNDGNYETKASRADVVITGEATSNQFGSVLETGDFNADGKDDLAVGAQQYSSNTGRVYIFYGGSIVTENAVSANVILTGGATSNYFGNTLQTGDFNADGKDDLAVGAWGYSASTGRTYLFYGGSMISESASGADVTLTGGGTNNAMGAALQTGDFNADGKDDLAVGAWGYSTLTGRAYIFYGGSMISENASGADITLTGAAIINFFGYSLQTGDFNADGKDDLAVGAYGYNSNQGRTYLFYGGSMISESATGADVALTGDGTSSGFGDSLQTGDFNHDGKDDLVVGTAGYNSNQGRAYIFYGGSMTSENASGADVIMTGETTSNLFGKSIITGDFNADGKDDLAVGAWGVNSNQGRVYFYTTNDFQISGVTANEGIGTTLTTGDFNADGKLDLAVGAPVYSSNLGRLYIFYGGDNLSETVATADYTITGESGVASFGSAVAVGDLNSDGIDDLLVGAHDQGSDGKAYIYYGGGAFPSAAASADVVITGEVSGQHFGFSVAVADVDGDGDDDAIISDPYYGALSTGKIYFYYNDGAYPSAAGSADATILGTNFAYIGGNLTCADLDNDADNDLLAASITYGGGAYLFYNSAGFATVSSAADATFAASIAADIEVADFDGDANLDFVISDSFDKKVRVYFDAVSYSGAVTPDSVISSVDSSFGAYTTVGDLNHDGKDDLVISDSTNSKSDILYSSSLATGLADDLSDLMVPVSGALLIADIDDNGTDDLLIGDAGYDVSSNEGRVYVIISEIAAVRYSQHKIQGTMKIQGSGTFH; encoded by the coding sequence CGGTGTACTCGCTATTGCCGCCATCTTCCTTGGAATCTGGTACTTTTTTAGTACGTCAACTACCACCTCTATCACCGAAGATCTTGCTCTATACAACGACCTTGGCGACCGTATCGAATCAGACTTTAATCAGTACCTACTCCTCACGTTCACTGATGACTATACGCTCACTGATACGCTGAAAGACGGAATTGAAATTACCTATGGCAACAATACACCAAGCACCACACTCGAAAGTGAAGACTTAGCACAGTCACTGTCTCTCCAGTTCCCAAAGACTCTCGAAGAGCCAATCGCCGTCACCCTCTCTGGTAGCCGCACTATCTTAGTCCAACAAGAAGACAATACTGATGCGTCCGTTTCGCTGCTTACAAACTCTCCGGCAGAGGTTCCTCAAGGAGAGGGTACGACTTGGGCTAGCGCCCCGGAGCGCCCTCTCTCTGAGGAAGCTTCTGCCGGAGAGCAGTCTGCGCAGTACCTCAAATACACCACTCCCGACGCCCGCATCAACACGTACTACGCCTACCAAAAAGATCAAGCCAACGGCTACCGCAACCTCAAGCACTGGACCATCTTCACCGACGGTGATGGGGAAGAATCACAGTCATATCGTTTCTCTAATGCGCACCTTCGTCTCACCGACAGTGGTACGGTGGAAGTGCGTTATATCCAGCCACAAGACGAATCAATTAAAGCCCAGGTAGGCGACGACCTCTGGGCTCGCGCCCAGGCTGTTCTCGCGGAAGACCTGGTCGCCAACATCGAACACACTGAGCCAGACCTCATCATCCCCGCGCCATACACTATCGATACCAACGGCGCCCAGACCACCCATGACTGGGTCGTGACGCCAGCTGACGCTATTAACCCAAGTGACACCTCGGGTGACTTTATCCTGTCGACCAAGTTCGAAGTACCACTCCTTAGCTATCCAATTGCGCTTGATCCAACACTGCAGTTTACTGCACCAGGGTACACCGAAGCGGGGAGTGTTATTACAGGGGAGAATACGAGTGATAACTTCGGCTGGTCTTTTGCAGTGGGTGACTTCAATGCCGACGGGAAGGATGATTTGGCGGTGGGGGCTGATGGCTACTCCACTAACACCGGCCGCGTCTACCTTTTCTACGGCGGCTCCATGACAACAGAAAATGCTTCCGGAGCAGATGTGACCTTAACTGGTGAAACCACCTCCAACTTCGGCTACTCCCTCACCACCGGCGACTGGAACGCCGACGGGACGGATGATTTAGCGGTGGGAGCGACTGGCTACTCTGGAAGCACCGGCCGCGTCTACCTTTTCTACGGCGGCTCCATGACCTCAGAGTCTGCCTCTGGCGCCGATGTGACGCTGACTGGCGAAACTACATCTAACAACTTCGGCTCCTCCCTCACCACCGGCGACTTTAATGCCGACGGGACGGATGATTTGGCGGTGGGGGCACGTGGGTACTCGTCAAGTAAGGGCCGCGTCTACCTTTTCTACGGCGGCTCCATGACAACAGAAAATGCTTCCGGAGCAGATGTGACCTTAACTGGTGAAACCACCTCCAACTTCTTCGGCTACTCCCTCACCACCGGCGACTTTAATGCCGACGGGACGGATGATTTGGCAGTGGGGGCGACTGGGTATAACGGTGGAGCATTTTCTGGCCAAGGCCGCGTCTACCTTTTCTACGGCGGCTCCATGACAACAGAAAATGCTTCCGGAGCAGATGTGACCTTAACTGGTGAAACCACCTCCAACTTCTTCGGCTACTCCCTCACCACCGGCGACTTTAATGCCGACGGGACGGATGATTTGGCAGTGGGGGCGACTGGGTATAACGGTGGAGCATTTTCTGGCCAAGGCCGCGTCTACCTTTTCTACGGCGGCTCCATGACAACAGAAAATGCTTCCGGAGCAGATGTGACCTTAACTGGTGAAACCACCTCCAACTTCTTCGGCTACTCCCTCACCACCGGCGACTTTAATGCCGACGGGACGGATGATTTGGCAGTGGGGGCGTTTGGGTACTCCACCTACACTGGCCGCGTCTACCTTTTCTACGGCGGCTCCATGACCTCAGAAAACGCTTCTGGCGCGGATATCGCCTTGACCGGTGAGACCACGTCCAGCTCCTTCGGCTACGCCCTCACCACCGGCGACTTCAACGCCGATGGGAAGGATGATCTGGCCGTGGGGGCACGCGCTTACTCTTCAAATACTGGCCGTGCCTACATTTTTTACTCCCAGTCTGGGCAGGTGAATCTCGATACACACATCACTGGTGAAACCACCTCTAACTACTTCGGCTATTCTCTCCAAACCGGCGACTTCAACGCCGACGGCAAAGATGATTTGGCGGTGGGAGCTTACGGCTACAACTCAATTCAAGGCCGCGCCTACATCTTCTACGGCGGCAGCATGACATCAGAAAACGCCTCGGGAGCAGACATTATCCTGACCGGTGAAACCTCCTCTAACTACTTCGGTGTCTCTCTCCAAACCGGCGACTTCAACGCCGACGGCAAGGACGATTTGGCCGTAGGGGCTTGGGGCTACTCCACCTTTACCGGCCGCGCTTACATATTCTACGGCGGCAGTATGATCTCGGAAAACGCCTCAGGAGCAGACGTGACTCTGACGGGAGAAGCTACTTTTAGCTTTTTAGGTATCTCTCTCCAAACCGGCGACTTCAACGCTGACGGCAAAGATGACTTGGCGGTGGGGGCTTCTGTATACTCTTCTAGTATCGGCCGCGCCTACCTCTTCTACGGCGGTAGTATAATTACTGAAAACGCCTCTGGCGCTGATGTGATTTTAACTGGTGAAACTAACGCTAACCGATTTGGCGCCGCTCTCCAAACCGGCGATTTCAACGCCGACGGCAAGGATGATTTGGCGGTGGGGGCTTGGGGCTACAATTCCGACCAAGGCCGCGCCTACATCTTCTACGGCGGCAGCATGACCTCAGAAAACGCCTCGGGAGCAGATGTGATTATGACAGGTGAAACCACTTCTAATTTGTTTGGTAAATCAATAATCACCGGCGACTTCAACGCCGACGGCAAAGATGACTTGGCAGTGGGAGCTCAACAATACTCATCCAACACCGGCCGCGTCTATATATTCTACGGCGGCAGCATGGTGAGTGAAAATGCTACTGGTGCTGACGTGATTTTAACTGGTGACGTCGCCAATGATGATTATGGAACTTCACTTGCCACTTACGACTACAATCACGATGGTCGTGATGATTTGGTAGTGGGTGCACCAGGGTACAACAACGGTGGTGATACTGGTCGCATCTATTTCTACGAAACCCGTGAAAACTACGTTTGGGAAATTCAGCGGCAATCGTTAGTAGATGGCGTACGTGTTCATCCAATCATGGGACATGAGATGAAAATCACCGGTGAAAGTGGCTCCGGGCAATTCGGCACCAGTATGGCAGTCGGCGACTTCAACGCCGACGGCAAGGACGATTTGGCGGTGGGGGCGAATGAATTTAATTCCGGACAAGGCCGGGTGTATATTTTCTATAATGACGGCAATTACGAGACAAAAGCGAGCCGTGCTGACGTGGTTATAACTGGTGAAGCTACCTCTAACCAATTTGGCTCTGTCCTCGAAACCGGCGACTTCAACGCCGACGGTAAGGACGATTTGGCGGTGGGGGCTCAACAATACTCATCCAACACCGGCCGCGTCTATATATTCTACGGTGGTAGCATAGTGACCGAAAACGCTGTTAGTGCAAATGTTATCCTGACCGGTGGAGCTACTTCTAATTACTTCGGTAATACTCTCCAAACCGGCGACTTCAACGCCGACGGCAAGGATGACTTGGCGGTGGGAGCTTGGGGGTATTCTGCTAGTACCGGCCGCACCTACCTCTTCTACGGCGGTAGTATGATAAGCGAAAGTGCTAGTGGGGCAGATGTGACTCTAACTGGAGGAGGTACTAATAATGCTATGGGCGCCGCTTTACAAACCGGCGACTTCAACGCCGACGGCAAGGACGATTTGGCGGTGGGGGCTTGGGGCTACTCCACCTTAACAGGCCGCGCTTACATATTCTACGGCGGCAGTATGATCTCGGAAAACGCCTCAGGAGCAGACATTACTCTCACTGGTGCTGCCATAATAAATTTTTTTGGTTACTCCCTCCAAACCGGCGACTTCAACGCCGACGGCAAGGACGATTTGGCGGTGGGAGCGTATGGCTACAATTCCAACCAAGGCCGCACCTACCTCTTCTACGGCGGTAGTATGATAAGCGAAAGTGCTACGGGAGCTGATGTTGCTCTCACTGGTGACGGTACTAGTAGTGGTTTTGGAGATTCTCTCCAAACTGGAGACTTCAACCATGACGGCAAGGATGATTTGGTAGTTGGTACAGCTGGCTACAATTCCAACCAAGGCCGCGCTTACATATTCTACGGCGGCAGCATGACATCAGAAAACGCCTCGGGAGCAGATGTGATTATGACAGGTGAAACCACTTCTAATTTGTTTGGTAAATCAATAATCACCGGCGACTTCAACGCCGACGGCAAAGATGACTTGGCAGTGGGAGCTTGGGGGGTTAATTCTAATCAAGGACGCGTGTATTTTTACACCACCAATGATTTTCAGATTTCAGGTGTGACTGCTAATGAGGGTATTGGTACCACTCTCACAACCGGCGACTTCAACGCCGACGGTAAGCTAGATCTTGCTGTTGGTGCACCTGTTTATAGCTCAAATCTCGGACGCTTGTATATTTTTTATGGTGGCGATAATCTCTCAGAGACCGTAGCAACGGCCGATTACACAATCACCGGTGAAAGTGGAGTGGCAAGCTTTGGTTCAGCAGTGGCAGTGGGTGATTTAAATTCAGACGGGATAGACGATTTGCTGGTCGGGGCTCACGATCAAGGTTCAGATGGTAAAGCGTACATTTACTATGGCGGGGGAGCATTTCCATCGGCGGCCGCCTCAGCTGACGTGGTTATTACTGGAGAAGTGTCTGGACAGCACTTTGGCTTTAGTGTGGCGGTAGCAGATGTAGATGGAGACGGCGATGATGATGCGATTATTTCTGATCCCTACTACGGAGCATTGAGTACTGGAAAAATCTACTTCTACTACAATGACGGCGCATATCCTTCTGCTGCTGGGTCTGCGGATGCAACTATTCTTGGTACTAATTTCGCATACATCGGAGGCAATCTCACGTGCGCGGACTTGGATAATGATGCAGATAATGATTTGCTTGCTGCATCAATTACGTATGGTGGTGGAGCCTATTTGTTTTACAATAGCGCCGGTTTTGCAACAGTGTCTTCTGCTGCTGACGCCACTTTTGCAGCATCTATCGCTGCTGATATTGAAGTGGCAGACTTTGATGGTGATGCGAACCTCGATTTTGTAATCAGCGATTCGTTTGATAAGAAAGTTCGTGTGTATTTTGATGCTGTGTCGTATAGTGGTGCGGTTACTCCAGATTCAGTTATCAGTAGCGTCGATTCGAGTTTCGGTGCCTATACAACTGTTGGTGATTTAAATCATGATGGCAAGGATGATTTAGTTATTTCTGATTCCACAAACAGCAAATCAGATATTCTGTATAGTAGTAGTCTCGCGACGGGATTGGCTGATGATTTGAGTGATTTGATGGTACCTGTGTCCGGTGCCCTCTTGATAGCTGATATTGATGATAATGGCACCGATGATCTCTTAATTGGTGATGCTGGGTATGATGTTTCTTCAAATGAAGGTCGAGTGTATGTCATTATCTCAGAGATTGCGGCAGTCAGGTATTCGCAGCACAAAATTCAAGGCACAATGAAGATTCAGGGTAGCGGGACGTTTCACTAG
- a CDS encoding Hsp20/alpha crystallin family protein, with translation MSFLQRLKGRGVRSDDAGLLSDAEETAVDKVAQLYVDVFQTERMIVIYAQSAGADMNDVHVSIEGDADIVLIEGKRIRPEYIVFPKKKVKGSFVAEECVWGDFYRRIILPESVNIDKAEAKIKNGVLILVLPLLKPSEKEKVALKVTSGRGATKSMTP, from the coding sequence ATGTCTTTTCTGCAGAGACTCAAAGGGCGAGGTGTGCGTAGCGATGATGCGGGGCTTTTGTCTGACGCTGAAGAAACTGCCGTCGATAAAGTAGCGCAGCTGTACGTTGATGTGTTCCAGACTGAGCGCATGATTGTCATCTACGCACAGTCAGCTGGCGCCGATATGAACGATGTGCATGTTTCTATTGAGGGCGACGCTGATATTGTCCTTATTGAAGGCAAGCGCATTCGTCCAGAGTACATTGTATTTCCAAAGAAAAAAGTTAAAGGGTCTTTTGTGGCAGAAGAGTGTGTGTGGGGAGATTTTTACCGACGTATCATTTTGCCTGAAAGCGTGAACATTGATAAAGCTGAGGCAAAAATTAAAAATGGCGTGCTTATCTTAGTTTTGCCACTTCTCAAGCCGAGCGAAAAGGAAAAAGTGGCACTTAAAGTTACAAGCGGCAGAGGGGCGACTAAAAGCATGACCCCCTAG